Below is a window of Panthera leo isolate Ple1 chromosome B4, P.leo_Ple1_pat1.1, whole genome shotgun sequence DNA.
AGATGAATATCTGTCTTCCTAGGAATggtccagcttttcttttttggatacaGTTGGTGCTACATTCTGTGCAACGAAATGGAAAGGCTTCCTTTAAAGTAGGAAAACCTGGAAGGGGAGGTAGCCGGGGACTAGAAACACTGAAAATAGAAGGAATACTTCAAATTCCGTCTGTTTCTGTTCAGCAATGTTTCCGCGGCTGGCTCAGTTTGCTCCTTAACTGAGTGTCTTCACTGGTTGGCCTGGTATGTTTCCACATTAGCACAGCATAACAGAGTTGAGAAGAGGTCATCTACAAATGGTGTGtactttagggagaaaaaaaaaacacaaaaactattTTTGCCCCCAGCACCATGATTCTAACAAATACTCTCCTGAAGGAGTAAAGCTATATTAAGCTGTCCTTTGATAGAGAAAGGATGAAGAAGTCAGAACAGATTCAGAGACCAATAAGGAATTGTATTTGGTTCACTGAAAAGATGATTCTATTTATAGTTACCTCCCGGAACATCTCAATCACACCAAAATGTGAtgttctgggtgtgtgtgtgtgtgtgtgtgtgtgtgtgtgtgtgtgttttgggtgtGCACGTGCGTAAGTGGTGGAGTGTGAAGACAGATCGCAACTTAAAAGACGAACAAGTGGCAGCTTTTAAGGTCGAGAACTCAAGTTCCTTGATTCCATTATgggcttttcctcttttctgtttcttcaccgGCTCTGTTCCCATGCAGATTTCCCCTTTTTCGCCTTCTGCTTGCAGGGGGTCAAGttctccattttccattttctatgcGGTTTAGGAGGGTGAGGGGGCAGATGGCACTGAGGTAGAGGACTGAGTACAGAGGGCTGCCAAGACTTGAAGAggagtaaaactttaaaacatagaaAGGGGAGAAGGTTTGAAGGCTGGCAGGGGGATTGGGGAAaccaggagaaaaatagaaagagacacagaatcaacaTTTTGGATGTCTCCAGCCAGGCATCTGCAGACCTAGTCTCTCCTAAGGAATTCTGCAGTCAGCTAATAACAGGCAGTTCGCAGGGCTCTCTCGGTTCACGCCTAAATGATAAAGTACAGCTTCAATTCCAGAAGAAAATTCTTCTCCTTTGCTTCCAGAGCCTTCAAATTCACCGTGCTCTCACTAGATTCGCCTTCTTCTGACATATAGTAAATGCAGTTAAAATGCAGTTGTCAGCAAAAACAGCTCCCCTTTGTATATAGGCACAAGTGCCTGAAGGATACCTCTGGGAAAGAGATCCCTGGAATCGAAAACTGCAGATcgggaagaaagaacaaaaaaagtagaTTTACTGCCACCTTGTGGTCAtaaatttaaccttttttttttttttttaatttatttattttgaaagtgagagcgagcaggagtggggaatgggtggagagaaagagagagagagagagagagagagagagagagagagagaacgccaaacaggctttacactgtcagcacggaacccaatgcggggcttgaactcactacctgaactgagatcaagagtcggatgcgtaaccagctcagccacccaggtgcccctaaccttgCCTTGAAGCAAAATGCGGGAAGGAAAACTCAAGAGAAGGTCGGAATGATTAAATGGGTAAGTCTCTGTCtggcagaggtggggaaggaggggttCAGAAATCCCCCCAGCTTCTCCCTGGCAAGAAGAAGACAGTGTATGGAATGTGGAAGCCGCTTCACTCACAGGGTCAGCAAAGAACAGGAAACTTACAAGTGGGGCATCAAAGGAGAGCCATCCTCCCAGAGCCATGAGCTGCTCGGCTTCCTCAGAGACAACCCCATCCAGAATGGGAAACTGGAATGGGCGCTTGCTCGCTGGATGAATTCCTGTGGGGAGTGATAGTGATCGAAATTGATGATAAAGTCAGTGTGGTCGTTTTAGATTAGAGTCACAAAACTGCAGAACCAAAAGAGATCTTTGACGTCCTTACTGTAGTTTTACAGGAATGTTTGGGAAGCTGAAGATACTATGTAACCTCTCTATCCCGGGTCATGTGTGTACTTAGTGGCCAGATGAGGCCAGAAAATAAGTATTCTGATACTCAAACAAGTGCTCCTCCCCCAAGGGTGTAAACCAGGTTTGTTCCCCATGAGGCAATACTCCAGCCCAACATACAACCATAAAAACTCACCAGATCATCTGTGCTGTTAATTTTCAGCATGTGGGCATCCAAAGACAAGCAATGGTTCTGGCTTTTTTCCCAATTAAATGGGCCAGAGGAGTATAGGTAACAGTTTGCTTCATGCCAGATCCAGTCTTGGGGACAAGGAGCTAGGAAGATAGCACATCTAATCAGTGAGTGATGCCTGAGTAAAAATATGTCTACAATTCTTAAATCAAGTCTTCCCTCAGGACAGTCACATGTAtatcatttcctcctcctcttcttcttcttctcttaagttttacttatttcttttgagagagagagggaggggaggcagagagagacagagagagagaatctcatgcaggttgtgcactgtcagcacagagcctgacacagggctcgaactcacaaaccacgagatcatgatctgagccgaaatcaagagttggatgcttaaccaactgagccatccaggcacaccacCTATCATCTCTTCTTAATTAGAATTATACCCAGACTCTGCAAATCCCTCAAGAGACTCagagtctttatttctcttaaagtATTCTGATTTTAGTACACTAAATTAAAAGCAAGGCTGTCGAAAAGCAAAATTGAGCTGACATGTAACTTGAGAatctgatctatttttttttatttttttattttttttacgtttatttatttttgagacagagagagacagagcatgaacaggggaggggcagagagagagggagacacagaacccaaagcaggctccagtctctgagctgtcagcacagagcctgacgcggggcttgaactcacggaccgcgagattatgacctgagccgaagtcggtctcccaaccgactgagccacccaggtgcccctctgatctattttttaaagttctgtttggAGTAATGGAAGTAAAAGTTTGGGGAATGGATACATAATAGTAATTCTGCTATTAAAAAGATACACTGGGGACACCacgctggctcagttggtggaaggcataactcctgatctcagggttgtgggtttgaaccccaggcTGATCGTAGAGAtaatctagaaataaaatctttataaaaaaaaagtatgcttatgtatttaaaaacttCGGTTTTTCAAATAATGAATTTAGGCTTCAATACTGTGCTTACTGGGGgcatcagtcagttaagcgtccgactgatttcggcttaggtcatgatctcacagtcatgatctcacctttgtgtgattgagcccctccatgttcagcatggagcctgctcgggattctttctttccctctctctcttcccctcccccaactcttcGCACATGGGATGCCTGtgcattctctccctcaaaataaataaacgtgaaaaaaattaCTGAGCTTCCTGTTTCTAGACACGTGCTGTTCAATACATAGCCATATGTGGCATTCGAACCacctgtatttcttttattttttttaaagtaaatcctaCCTCCAAGGTGGGACTTCAGCTCACAactccaaggtcaagagtcacacgctccaccacctgagccagccaagcacccctcgtttaattaaaaaaagctttttgttttatttaacaaagGAATATCACTATGGGCCCCAAAATGTTGGCAGTTCTTTCCACAtgttaactcatttcatcctcatgacAACATGGCCAAATAGGTTTTATTCCTGTTCTTCGTTGGGCACACGGAGGAAATGGGAATGTATGGGAATGGGAAACTTGGCAGGTCCCTCGAGGAACCGCGTGTTGAATCGCTACATGGCACTACCTCTCAAACTCCTGAATTTGAATcaattgaagaaatatttcttggTGTCCTTCGAGACATTTTGATACAGAATCTTGGGGTAAACGTGGAAATGGCCATTTCTTAAGAGCTACTGGAGTGACAATGTTGCACACCAAAGGTTGACAGCCACCGCTAATTTCGTACTCAAAACTTGTCTCAAACTTGAGAAAGCTGGTTGGTTGTTTGCATGTGGTATTTTACTATTAATGTTTTTGAGAATCTTCTGCTTGGTGAAAAGCGGTACTTTATCTGCCATCTCTACTAATTGGCCTTTATCTGACGCGGTCAAGGAATGGAATGTTTTACCTGGGCTATCTACCAGTGAAAAACAcattgcttattatttttgattgGTTGCCCATGCCTGGAATCTCTGGGAGATGGTTCTGGATGGCCGTGATGTAGATTTAATCTCAcacaactgattaaaaaaaatggtttcacaGCCCTACCTGGGGAATAAATCATTTGGTTGGTATGTGGCTATGTCTGCTTATGTAAACATTCCTGTCCTTGATATATTAGTCTCCTTCCTTACACCTTATTAGAGATGATGTAGTCTTTCGTTTCCTCGATAGCTCCCTCTTCAATAaagagttgaggggcgcctgggtggctcagctggttaaacgtctgactcgacttcagctcaggtcatgatctcacggttcgtgggttcaagccccgcattgggcttgggattctgtctccctctctctctgttcctcctctgcttgctctctagctctctctcaaatgaaaataaactttaaaaaattacttaaaaaaacaaaaagatgagatAACATGTCTGACACTTGCTAAAGATCAATTTATCTAAAAATCTCTCTTCTTTTGGAAAGTTAAATAACCCTCTACATATTGAAGGGCTTTATTAACtccaaaactttataaaaaactgtgtatcattattattatcatttaactCATCTGGCTATCAATTTTTCTCATCCTTAAACCAAAGCGATCTGTGGGTATTTGCGAACTGTTATCACATAatcctttttcaaataaattacatCGTTGAGATCCACGGACATGTGCAAGCAAGAAACTGGAGAAATCTTTGTTTATTAGTGGCAGTTAGTTACTAATGCTGAGAATAGGGCACTCCTTCATACACCTTCAAGGAAGCAATGCATCTCTGAAAGGATCTCCGTCTCACGTCCCTTAAATCTCCCTATGATGAAAAGCATATGCCTGATTTAATTGCGTGTTGTAGAAAGACTAAATGACACAGATAACTCTGTAATAACAGCAGAATTCACATCATCATCCCCTTCTTATAGATGCTGTTTCCACCTGCCTCCTAGATTCTGAGATTAAATCAATTCTTCTCAGATAAACTGACTTTCTGGGCccttcgtattttttttttttcttatctaaagTACCTACCCAACACTTCAGGTCAGCCTGCCTCTGATGATTTAATTTAAACAGATGtagcatattttaagaaatagtgtTATAGCATAAAGTTAATGTAGAGCTACCCAGggacaaaggaaaccccataggaaaagaaatcaatgatTAAGATACATTAGAATGGAAAGAAGTAAGAATCTGTGGCAAAGGGTAGGGGTGGGAGCATTCTTCCAGAGAAGTCTcaaaactagaattttaaaaattgagaagagttcggggcacctgggtggctcaatcggttgagcacctgacttgggctcaggtcatgagcccacaATGGGCTCCCTGTtgcagcctgtcagcacagagttggcttcagatcctctaaccctctctctgcccctcccctgcttgcgctttcccaaaaataaatacttaaaaaaaatttttttttaagtaaagaagagATCCCTCTCCACCCTCCATACCTGAAAAGTTTGCTGCTTTCCTCAAAGCTTCTTGGAGATTCAGGTTCTGGTGATGAAGTTCCatctgtttctttgatttttcatcCAGCTTCTGTGTAAGGTTTTTTATCATCTCCTTGAGTTCCTTTTCTGACTCCTGGGAAGCTTTTTCTGCCTGCCGCTGTGCTAAAATCTGTCCCTCCAGTATAATTTCCTGGTGGGTAAGGTTTGCTTGATGTTGCTTTAGGAGACCAGACACCTGTGATACTAAATCAGAGCTGAAATAAGAACTCCATTACCAATCTCCAGTAAAAATCCCTCCACTGGATTTTGAGGAAACCAAAGAATCAAATCAAATGATCTATTTTGACAGCAGAGAAACTGCTGGAAAATGACCCAAATTTACTCAGAAATTATGGATTAAAAAGTTATTGGGTATTTCTGCAGCATTTTGTCTAAATATCAGGAACTGTCACAAGCACTTTtgatcaaacaaaacaaaataggattttacttattattgatgGTTACTGACAAGTTTAAAGGCTGTAATGATCTAGATTCTAGATAGATGAAATAACCCAGATCTACAACTTAAATACacaagtttaaaagtttaaaagcaaTCATAAGATAAGTGGTATATCAgtgacataaataaaatacagtctgAAATAGATGCTAACCAGACACATTATCAAGAGCAATTGTCATTAATGATCTactctgtttgtttctttattcttctgcTAACTCACTACCCTTTTGaacttcctaattttatttaaaaactgtgaCACCCTTTTATTGGAGACACAGATTTTAAGTTGCTATGTCAAAACAGtttcaaacattttttgtttcttaggattttttttttttttttgccttttcttcagCACATTTTAGGAAGGGTGAGGAGAGCATAAAGTTTGTGAAGTCTAACAGGCAACTAATATTAAGGGTCAAATGTCTCAGTTCTGGAAGCTTGATGGTTCGGTACAAAACAGACCCCTTGGCTTGAAGGCCAGATCTGACTCTGTTGTAAAGTGATTCTTCTCACAGGAAGACTCATCCAGTCACCACCACTGAGTCAAGGGCACTTCTTCTAGTCATTAGGGAAGGCCTTAAGTGTTAACAGATCGAAAAAAATAGTTTGTGATCTTAACCAACAACTGAGAGACAAATAGCACTTAAAGGCTGTAATGATCTAGATTCTAGATAGATGAAATAACCTAGATCTACAACTTAAATACACAGGCAGATAAGGCAGGTGATCTGTACCATTTTTCCTTCTTGGGCATTCTCATTCTTCTTATCCCTTCTTTTCCTGTCAATATCCTCTTTTCTGAATGGCCATATTATAAATTcgaattacatttattttaagtgtttcattTATTAAGAGGGTGTTTctgattcttaaatttatttttttaactttatttatttatttttgagagagagagagagagagagagagagaatgaatcacgAAGCCCGATgcagagttcaaactcacaaaccaatcatgagatcatgacctgagccgaaatcaagagacagatgcgtaactgactgagccacccagatgcccctctgatTCTTAACTTTAAATTGGTATTTAATCACCTCTATTAAAACTCAGTGTGAACTGTatgacatttcttttccttctgggtctCTTAGGGGATCTCGTGGCTTAATTGcttccaattattttctttctcatcattcCAGGATTTAAACAGACTTTACCCATgaagttataaaaacaaaacaaaacaaaaacccaccattCATAATCTTCATTCCACGTCCCAGTCAACTTGAGGGATAAGCACAATACACTTACTCATCTTTCAGCTCATTCTAAAAACAGTTTGCCTAAAACGCATCCAAATCAAGGATGTTTGTAGTTGTTATGAAACCAATGAATTAACCATGTTTGCAAGTTCTCACTTTGTCCTCCATCACTTCCCTGTGCTAGTACTTACCTTGCATTATCAGCATGATAAGAGTCACCAGTAATCCCAAGCAAAGGACCCCTAGAAGCACAGCGGCAGGGCACCACCAccgagaagaaagaaaataaagacctaGAATGATAGAGGATTGAATCAGAAGGACATAAACGATGGAAGCAAGACGTCAAGCAATTCTTTGCAAACAGTCTGTACCTGGTACTTTGCACTCCTTACCTCTAGTCCTCCCAAGGGCTCTGCCAATAGTTCATTACCcatatttatagatgaaaaatacagataatataaGTAATTTACCCATGGTCACACATTTGACGCTGTTTAAGAGCCAGGATTCAACACCAGGTATGTGATGTTAGGTATCCGATTCTAAAGCTTATACTCATCTATTCTCCCTACAATGACTTTCCAAGAAACCCTCAGTCCAACTTTGTTCGatcaactttatatttttaatatagatcGTGT
It encodes the following:
- the OLR1 gene encoding oxidized low-density lipoprotein receptor 1, with the protein product MIFDDLKSTTMKDQPDQKPNGEKAKGLYFLSSRWWCPAAVLLGVLCLGLLVTLIMLIMQVSQVSGLLKQHQANLTHQEIILEGQILAQRQAEKASQESEKELKEMIKNLTQKLDEKSKKQMELHHQNLNLQEALRKAANFSAPCPQDWIWHEANCYLYSSGPFNWEKSQNHCLSLDAHMLKINSTDDLEFIQRASAHSSFPFWMGLSLRKPSSSWLWEDGSPLMPHFFRFQGSLSQRYPSGTCAYIQRGAVFADNCILTAFTICQKKANLVRAR